A genomic region of uncultured Paludibaculum sp. contains the following coding sequences:
- a CDS encoding tetratricopeptide repeat protein, translating to MSGKREKADSMRDSNKNKDFQATIDGGTALARAVALHLEGKGKEALRELDRAVESGDPPREVYSAKGHIQFELELYEEAVKSYESLISLDPNSTSAYFNLAVSQEKLGRWNEAASNFQRALSSDPTRMDARLGLGICLLHTRSAEKALECFDACLGKTPTEETPLFGKAVALELLGRYDESLELYRQIIEANPNAEEPMANIVHIGMRKGDTSLVRDMSEKLLTLRPFSQAALEGLAWCAFAAEDYEAASKYCAKLVELTPEHFERWYNLGVAYQKLSKHDQAEKAYVEAGRLKPEHPQTWANMGVVRQNLGNPKGARESYEVALRLKSDTPEVLSNLAGLLEEQGQTAEAEEMYGRLLQKNPEWDDAWFRLGYLQLTRGDAMSAIQAFERCIAKRKDWLEALINLGLGYKQIGENDKAIQSFEAALAVKADSVEAMRGLAALAIERQDHPKALDLQGKLIDLGERTPELFYNTGLLLQKQGHVDDAVSLYREALGLRPNFPEALLNLGHALKLQGRAEEARSCWRQALEMKPELAQGYFGD from the coding sequence ATGAGCGGAAAGCGCGAAAAGGCGGATTCTATGCGGGACTCCAATAAGAACAAAGATTTTCAGGCGACGATCGACGGCGGAACCGCGCTGGCGAGAGCCGTGGCACTGCACCTCGAAGGTAAGGGTAAGGAAGCCTTGCGTGAGTTGGACCGGGCCGTGGAGTCTGGTGACCCGCCTCGCGAAGTCTATTCCGCCAAGGGACACATCCAGTTTGAGCTCGAGCTCTATGAAGAGGCCGTGAAGAGCTACGAGTCGCTGATCAGCCTGGATCCGAACTCCACTTCGGCGTACTTCAACCTGGCGGTGAGCCAGGAGAAGTTGGGCCGTTGGAATGAAGCGGCGAGCAACTTCCAGCGCGCGTTGTCGAGCGATCCGACGCGCATGGACGCACGGTTGGGGCTGGGGATCTGCCTGCTGCACACGCGGAGCGCCGAGAAGGCGCTGGAGTGCTTCGACGCCTGCCTGGGCAAGACACCGACGGAAGAGACTCCGTTATTCGGCAAGGCCGTGGCGTTGGAACTGCTGGGCCGGTACGACGAATCCCTGGAGCTGTACCGCCAGATCATCGAAGCGAATCCGAACGCCGAGGAGCCGATGGCGAACATCGTGCACATCGGCATGCGCAAGGGCGACACGTCGCTGGTGCGCGATATGAGCGAGAAGTTGCTCACTTTGCGGCCGTTCTCGCAGGCGGCGCTGGAAGGGCTGGCGTGGTGCGCGTTCGCGGCCGAGGACTATGAAGCCGCCTCGAAGTACTGCGCGAAGCTTGTGGAACTGACGCCCGAGCACTTCGAGCGCTGGTACAACCTGGGCGTGGCCTATCAGAAGCTGAGCAAGCACGACCAGGCGGAGAAGGCCTATGTCGAGGCCGGGCGCCTGAAGCCGGAGCATCCGCAGACCTGGGCGAACATGGGCGTGGTGCGCCAGAACCTGGGTAATCCGAAGGGCGCGCGGGAGTCGTACGAGGTTGCGTTGCGGCTGAAGTCGGACACACCCGAGGTGCTTTCGAATCTGGCCGGCCTGCTCGAAGAGCAAGGCCAGACGGCGGAAGCCGAGGAGATGTACGGGCGGCTGCTCCAGAAGAATCCGGAATGGGATGACGCGTGGTTCCGGCTGGGCTACCTGCAACTGACGCGGGGCGACGCGATGAGCGCGATCCAGGCGTTTGAGCGGTGCATCGCGAAGCGCAAAGACTGGCTGGAGGCGCTGATCAACCTTGGCCTTGGCTACAAGCAGATCGGCGAGAACGACAAGGCGATCCAGAGCTTCGAAGCGGCGCTGGCCGTCAAAGCCGACAGCGTGGAGGCGATGCGTGGACTGGCTGCGCTGGCCATCGAGCGGCAGGATCATCCCAAGGCGCTGGACCTGCAGGGCAAGCTGATCGACTTGGGTGAGCGTACTCCGGAGTTGTTCTACAACACAGGCCTCCTGCTGCAGAAGCAGGGCCATGTGGACGACGCGGTTTCGTTGTATCGCGAAGCGCTTGGGCTGAGACCGAATTTCCCCGAGGCACTGCTGAATCTCGGCCATGCGCTGAAGCTGCAGGGCCGGGCCGAAGAGGCGCGGTCGTGCTGGCGTCAGGCTCTGGAGATGAAGCCGGAGCTGGCGCAAGGGTACTTCGGAGACTGA